A genomic segment from Flavobacterium litorale encodes:
- a CDS encoding TlpA family protein disulfide reductase: MKKLLLLLLLTTFTYAQTDAIKLSATIENSEADSLIVYSKNNQTALKATQKGYFKGVLDVPGGFYRLLHGKEVGFLYVSTGDNLSFKATSGKIVETIAFTGDAAAENNFLNKKAKIYNAFITGLDKVPTTASTYQKMVGAMVRELRSDLEKPSIDEGFKSRMIASLAQEQKQLITFAKKKQEAKKMKGKPSAPFTYENFNGGTTSLSDLKGKYVYIDVWATWCGPCRKEIPYLKAIEAEYHNKNIAFVSISVDNQKNHSKWKRFVKKEALGGIQLIADKDWSSTFVKYYNIRSIPRFILLDTEGNIVNTDAPRPSDPALKMIFDELLN, encoded by the coding sequence ATGAAAAAACTACTGTTATTACTACTATTAACCACTTTTACTTACGCACAAACCGATGCAATTAAACTTTCGGCAACTATAGAAAATTCCGAAGCAGATTCACTTATTGTATACTCTAAAAATAACCAAACAGCTCTTAAAGCTACACAAAAAGGATATTTTAAGGGGGTGCTTGATGTACCAGGTGGTTTTTACAGATTACTACATGGTAAAGAAGTTGGGTTTTTATATGTTAGTACTGGGGATAATCTTAGTTTTAAAGCTACATCGGGCAAGATAGTAGAAACTATAGCCTTTACAGGCGATGCTGCTGCCGAAAACAATTTTTTGAATAAAAAGGCTAAAATTTACAATGCTTTTATAACGGGGCTAGACAAGGTACCGACAACTGCCAGTACATACCAGAAAATGGTTGGTGCCATGGTTAGGGAGTTGCGGTCGGATTTGGAGAAGCCTAGTATTGATGAGGGTTTTAAAAGCAGAATGATAGCATCGCTTGCGCAAGAGCAAAAACAGCTTATTACTTTTGCAAAAAAGAAACAAGAAGCCAAAAAAATGAAAGGTAAGCCCTCGGCACCTTTTACTTACGAGAATTTTAATGGCGGTACCACAAGCTTGTCCGACCTTAAGGGAAAGTACGTTTATATAGATGTTTGGGCTACGTGGTGTGGTCCTTGTCGTAAAGAAATACCGTATTTAAAAGCAATAGAAGCCGAGTATCATAATAAAAACATTGCTTTTGTAAGCATATCTGTAGACAATCAGAAAAACCATAGCAAATGGAAAAGATTTGTAAAGAAAGAAGCTTTAGGGGGAATTCAGCTTATTGCTGACAAAGATTGGAGTTCCACTTTTGTAAAATATTATAATATTCGGAGTATTCCACGCTTTATATTGTTAGATACTGAGGGTAATATAGTAAATACGGATGCCCCACGACCATCAGACCCTGCATTGAAAATGATATTTGACGAATTATTAAACTAA
- a CDS encoding cold-shock protein has protein sequence MRTGKVKFFNESKGYGFITDDETGKDIFVHATGVKTEDLREGDKVSYEEEEGRKGKVAAQVVAI, from the coding sequence ATGCGAACAGGCAAAGTTAAATTTTTCAATGAGTCTAAAGGTTATGGATTCATAACAGACGATGAAACAGGTAAAGACATTTTCGTACACGCTACAGGAGTGAAAACGGAGGATCTTCGTGAAGGCGACAAAGTAAGTTACGAAGAAGAAGAAGGAAGAAAAGGTAAAGTAGCTGCTCAGGTAGTAGCTATCTAA
- a CDS encoding NADH-quinone oxidoreductase subunit A, translated as MQTTQADYFPIIMQLLLAVGFVAGTIFISNFLGPKRSSANKDKNFECGVESIGNARIPFSVKYFLVAILFVLFDVEVIFMYPWAVNFRAMGFEGLLKMGIFMFLLIVGFFYVMKKKGLEWE; from the coding sequence ATGCAAACTACCCAGGCAGATTATTTCCCAATTATTATGCAGCTATTGCTTGCAGTTGGTTTTGTTGCTGGTACAATTTTCATTTCAAATTTTTTAGGCCCTAAAAGAAGTTCAGCCAACAAGGATAAAAACTTTGAGTGTGGTGTAGAGTCTATAGGTAACGCACGTATCCCATTCTCAGTAAAATATTTCCTAGTAGCCATATTATTTGTTTTGTTTGATGTAGAGGTAATATTTATGTACCCTTGGGCAGTAAACTTCAGAGCTATGGGCTTTGAGGGCTTGCTTAAGATGGGCATATTTATGTTCCTACTTATTGTAGGTTTCTTTTACGTAATGAAGAAAAAAGGACTGGAGTGGGAATAA
- a CDS encoding NADH-quinone oxidoreductase subunit B: MSNTPDIKVSNTPEGVEGNGFFATKLDSVVGLARANSLWPLPFATSCCGIEFMATMGSHYDVARFGSERMSFSPRQADMLLVMGTIAKKMAPILRQVYEQMSEPRWVIAVGACASSGGVFDTYSVLQGIDKVIPVDVYVPGCPPRPEQILDGIMELQELVKSESVRRRSSPEYQELLASYNIS, translated from the coding sequence ATGAGCAATACACCAGATATAAAAGTATCCAACACTCCAGAAGGAGTAGAAGGAAATGGATTTTTTGCTACAAAGCTAGACTCTGTAGTGGGGCTTGCACGTGCTAATTCGTTATGGCCATTACCCTTTGCAACATCATGTTGTGGTATCGAGTTTATGGCTACTATGGGTTCTCATTATGATGTAGCCCGTTTTGGTTCGGAGCGTATGAGTTTTTCACCCCGACAGGCAGATATGCTTTTAGTAATGGGTACCATTGCTAAAAAAATGGCACCTATACTGCGCCAAGTTTACGAACAAATGAGTGAGCCACGATGGGTTATAGCCGTTGGAGCCTGCGCATCATCAGGAGGTGTTTTTGATACCTACTCTGTACTACAAGGTATAGATAAGGTGATACCTGTAGATGTTTACGTACCAGGATGCCCACCACGACCCGAACAAATATTAGATGGTATTATGGAACTTCAGGAACTGGTAAAATCAGAATCTGTACGCAGAAGAAGCTCTCCAGAATATCAAGAATTATTGGCATCTTATAATATCTCATAA
- the aspS gene encoding aspartate--tRNA ligase — MYRSHNCGELTAANINQEVTLAGWIQKTRNKGFLIWGDLRDRYGVTQLIFDEERTDATVFKRAETLGREFVVQVKGTVIERESKNPKMPTGDIEILVHALTILNEATTPPFTIEDETDGGEDIRMKYRYLDIRRNPVKNSLLFRHKVAMEVRNYLSKEGFIEVETPVLIKSTPEGARDFVVPSRMNEGQFYALPQSPQTFKQLLMVGGMDKYFQIVKCFRDEDLRADRQPEFTQIDCEMAFVEQEDIIQTFEGLTSHLLKELKGVETDKFPRITYDEAMRKYGNDKPDIRFGMEFGALNTVAQHKEFSVFNSAELVVGIAVPNCASYTRKEIDKLIDWVKRPQVGASGMVYVKYNEDGNLKSSVDKFYDADDLKKWADATGAKPGDLILVLSGDTDKTRASMSALRMEMAERLGLRKPDEFAPLWVMDFPLLEWDEETERFHAMHHPFTSPKPEDMPLLETDPAKVRANAYDLVLNGNEIGGGSIRIHDAATQQLMFKYLGFTEAEAKAQFGFLMDAFQYGAPPHGGLAFGFDRLVALLSGQETIRDFIAFPKNNSGRDVMIDAPSKIDEAQLNELNIKLNL, encoded by the coding sequence ATGTACAGAAGCCATAATTGCGGCGAGCTTACGGCAGCCAATATTAATCAAGAAGTAACTTTAGCAGGATGGATACAAAAAACGCGTAACAAGGGTTTCCTTATATGGGGCGACCTAAGAGACCGTTATGGTGTTACCCAACTTATTTTTGACGAAGAGCGCACCGATGCTACCGTTTTTAAACGTGCCGAAACACTTGGTAGAGAGTTTGTAGTACAAGTAAAAGGTACTGTTATAGAGCGCGAGTCTAAAAACCCAAAAATGCCAACAGGCGATATAGAGATACTTGTACATGCGCTTACTATACTAAATGAGGCAACTACGCCTCCGTTTACTATTGAAGATGAAACCGATGGTGGCGAAGATATCCGTATGAAATACCGTTACCTTGATATCCGTCGTAACCCCGTAAAAAACAGTTTACTCTTCCGTCATAAAGTAGCTATGGAAGTACGCAACTACCTCTCTAAAGAAGGCTTTATAGAAGTAGAAACCCCAGTACTAATAAAAAGCACCCCAGAGGGTGCCCGCGATTTTGTTGTACCAAGCCGTATGAACGAGGGGCAGTTTTATGCCCTACCCCAATCGCCACAAACATTTAAGCAATTGCTTATGGTAGGCGGTATGGATAAATACTTCCAGATTGTAAAATGCTTTAGAGATGAAGATTTACGTGCCGATCGCCAGCCTGAGTTTACCCAAATAGACTGCGAAATGGCTTTTGTAGAACAAGAAGACATTATACAGACGTTTGAAGGGCTTACAAGCCACTTATTAAAAGAATTAAAAGGCGTAGAGACTGATAAGTTCCCACGAATTACCTACGATGAGGCAATGCGAAAATACGGTAACGATAAGCCCGACATCCGTTTTGGTATGGAGTTTGGCGCGCTAAATACCGTAGCACAACACAAGGAATTTAGTGTATTTAATAGTGCCGAGCTAGTAGTAGGTATTGCTGTACCAAACTGCGCAAGCTATACCCGTAAAGAAATAGATAAACTTATTGATTGGGTAAAACGCCCACAAGTAGGTGCAAGCGGTATGGTATACGTAAAATATAACGAAGATGGTAACCTAAAATCATCTGTAGATAAATTTTATGATGCAGACGACCTTAAAAAATGGGCAGATGCTACAGGCGCAAAACCAGGCGACCTTATATTAGTACTGAGTGGCGATACCGATAAAACCCGTGCTAGCATGAGTGCATTACGTATGGAAATGGCAGAACGTTTAGGGTTGAGAAAACCCGATGAATTTGCACCCCTTTGGGTAATGGACTTCCCGCTACTGGAATGGGATGAGGAAACCGAACGCTTCCATGCCATGCACCACCCCTTTACATCGCCAAAGCCAGAAGATATGCCCTTGCTAGAAACCGACCCCGCAAAAGTGCGCGCCAATGCTTACGATTTAGTATTAAATGGTAACGAAATAGGTGGAGGCTCTATCAGGATACACGATGCAGCAACGCAACAATTAATGTTTAAATACTTAGGCTTTACAGAAGCGGAGGCAAAAGCACAGTTTGGATTCCTTATGGATGCCTTCCAATACGGTGCACCACCACACGGTGGGCTTGCTTTTGGTTTTGATAGACTTGTTGCACTACTAAGCGGACAAGAAACCATTAGAGATTTTATAGCTTTCCCTAAAAACAATTCAGGTAGAGATGTAATGATTGATGCACCCTCTAAAATAGACGAAGCACAACTTAACGAACTGAATATCAAACTAAACCTTTAA
- a CDS encoding NADH-quinone oxidoreductase subunit C, giving the protein MALETSVIQDKLTNKFGDNVTSFSQIKDILTFEVAANSTNDVMRFLKEDETLRFNFLTDLCGVHYPDNEKDRQFAVVYHMHNWVDNVRVRFKTFLNADNPEVATVTNLFLSANWQERETYDFYGIIFKGHPQLKRILNMDEMVSFPLRKEFPLEDSGRTDKDDRFFGRTTTNS; this is encoded by the coding sequence ATGGCTTTAGAAACATCTGTTATACAAGACAAGCTTACAAATAAATTCGGCGACAACGTTACTAGCTTTTCGCAGATAAAAGATATACTTACATTTGAAGTTGCAGCAAACAGCACTAACGATGTAATGCGTTTTTTAAAAGAAGACGAAACATTACGTTTTAACTTCCTTACCGACCTTTGCGGTGTGCACTACCCCGATAATGAGAAAGACAGACAGTTTGCAGTAGTATACCACATGCACAACTGGGTAGATAACGTTCGTGTTCGGTTTAAAACATTTTTAAATGCCGATAATCCAGAAGTAGCTACCGTTACCAACTTATTTTTAAGTGCCAATTGGCAAGAACGCGAAACGTACGACTTTTACGGAATCATCTTTAAAGGGCATCCACAATTAAAGCGTATTTTAAATATGGACGAAATGGTATCGTTCCCATTACGCAAAGAATTTCCATTAGAAGATAGCGGACGAACGGATAAAGACGACCGCTTTTTTGGAAGAACAACAACGAATAGCTAA
- a CDS encoding NADH-quinone oxidoreductase subunit D — MSDLLLPPEQRYAEMIAKRQNEDGSELSVLNLGPTHPATHGIFQNILLMDGERILDGEGTVGYIHRAFEKIAENRPFYQITPLTDRLNYCSSPINNMGWWMTLEKTLDIKIPKRVEYLRVIIMELARIADHIICNSVLGVDTGALTGFLYVFQYREKIYEIYEEICGARLTTNMGRIGGFERDWSPTAFKKIDEFLAEFPDIWKNFENLLTRNRIFMDRTINVGAISAEKAMSYGFTGPNLRAAGIDYDVRVMQPYSSYEDFDFEVPVGESGDTYDRFCVRNAEVWESLKIIRQALDNLPEGPFHADVPDYYLPPKEDVYNNMEALIYHFKIVMGEVPVPVTEVYHAVEGGNGELGFYLETDGSRTPYRLHFRRPCFIYYQAFNDMIKGEMLSDAIATLSSLNVIAGELDA; from the coding sequence ATGTCAGACCTATTATTACCTCCAGAGCAGCGCTATGCAGAGATGATTGCCAAAAGGCAAAATGAAGACGGAAGCGAGCTTTCTGTACTAAACCTTGGTCCTACCCACCCCGCTACACACGGTATATTCCAGAATATACTGCTAATGGATGGCGAGCGCATATTGGATGGCGAAGGTACAGTAGGGTACATACACCGTGCGTTTGAAAAAATTGCAGAAAACAGACCTTTTTACCAAATAACACCCCTTACCGATAGGTTAAACTACTGCTCCTCTCCTATTAACAACATGGGATGGTGGATGACATTGGAGAAAACACTCGATATAAAAATACCCAAACGTGTAGAATACCTTAGGGTTATTATTATGGAGCTAGCTCGTATAGCCGACCACATAATATGCAACTCGGTACTAGGTGTAGATACAGGCGCACTTACAGGATTTTTATACGTTTTTCAGTACAGAGAAAAAATATACGAAATATACGAAGAGATTTGCGGAGCACGCCTTACAACCAATATGGGGCGTATAGGTGGTTTTGAAAGAGATTGGAGCCCAACCGCATTTAAAAAAATAGACGAGTTTTTAGCAGAATTCCCGGATATCTGGAAGAATTTTGAAAACTTGCTTACGCGTAACAGGATTTTTATGGACAGAACCATAAACGTAGGCGCAATATCGGCAGAAAAAGCAATGAGCTATGGTTTTACAGGACCAAACCTCCGTGCAGCAGGTATTGATTACGATGTGCGTGTAATGCAACCCTATAGCTCGTATGAGGACTTCGATTTTGAAGTACCTGTAGGAGAATCAGGCGATACATACGACAGATTTTGCGTGCGTAATGCCGAAGTTTGGGAAAGTTTAAAAATTATCCGTCAGGCACTGGATAATTTACCCGAAGGACCTTTCCATGCTGATGTTCCTGATTATTACTTACCACCAAAAGAAGACGTTTACAATAATATGGAAGCACTTATTTATCACTTTAAAATAGTGATGGGCGAAGTGCCAGTACCTGTAACCGAAGTATACCATGCCGTAGAAGGCGGTAATGGCGAACTTGGTTTTTATTTAGAGACTGACGGAAGCCGAACGCCGTATAGGCTACACTTCCGTAGGCCATGTTTTATATATTACCAAGCCTTTAACGATATGATAAAAGGCGAAATGCTTTCGGATGCGATTGCAACATTATCAAGCCTTAACGTAATTGCAGGCGAACTGGATGCTTAA